The following are encoded together in the Rhodopirellula bahusiensis genome:
- a CDS encoding AAA family ATPase, protein MSTTVDAMRADAEQFRQRYVAIREMIGRVIVGHDDIVSGVLTSMLCGGHCLLEGVPGLGKTMLVRTLAEVLDLQFNRIQFTPDLMPADILGTNMVVEDESGRRKFEFQKGPVFTQILLADEINRATPKTQSAMLETMQEGTVTAGGHRYTLDQPFFVLATQNPIEQEGTYPLPEAQMDRFLFKLVVGYSNRDELATIVDRTTRGERPEIEKVMDGEEIQRWQKLVREVILAPHVQDYLVRLTMATHPDGPYSVPITNEYVRWGSSPRGAQTLALTAKVQALLDGRFNVSFEDIRRMFLPAMRHRVLLNFEAQAEGIDTDHVLLEILEKVPEKGD, encoded by the coding sequence CGGAACAATTTCGCCAGCGATACGTCGCGATCCGTGAAATGATCGGACGCGTGATCGTGGGTCACGATGACATCGTCAGCGGAGTTTTGACGTCGATGCTTTGCGGCGGTCACTGCTTGCTCGAAGGCGTTCCGGGACTCGGCAAAACCATGCTGGTCCGGACCTTGGCTGAGGTGCTGGACCTGCAGTTCAATCGAATTCAGTTCACGCCCGACCTCATGCCCGCCGACATCCTGGGCACCAACATGGTCGTGGAAGACGAATCCGGCCGGCGCAAATTTGAGTTTCAAAAGGGCCCGGTCTTCACCCAAATTCTGCTCGCCGACGAAATCAACCGAGCAACCCCGAAGACACAGTCGGCGATGTTGGAAACGATGCAAGAAGGCACCGTGACCGCGGGCGGCCATCGCTACACGCTCGACCAACCGTTTTTTGTCTTGGCCACACAAAACCCGATTGAGCAAGAAGGCACCTACCCGTTGCCGGAAGCTCAGATGGACCGGTTCCTGTTCAAGCTGGTGGTTGGCTACAGCAACCGAGACGAACTGGCGACGATCGTCGACCGAACCACGCGAGGCGAGCGTCCAGAGATCGAAAAGGTCATGGACGGCGAAGAAATCCAGCGTTGGCAGAAATTGGTTCGCGAAGTCATTTTGGCCCCGCACGTCCAGGATTACCTGGTGCGTCTGACCATGGCGACTCACCCCGACGGCCCATACAGCGTGCCGATCACCAACGAATACGTTCGCTGGGGCAGCAGCCCGCGTGGTGCCCAAACCCTTGCTTTGACCGCGAAAGTGCAGGCTTTGTTGGACGGTCGCTTCAATGTTTCCTTCGAAGACATCCGCCGTATGTTCTTGCCGGCGATGCGTCACCGCGTGCTGCTGAACTTCGAAGCCCAAGCCGAGGGCATCGACACCGACCACGTTTTGCTGGAGATTCTAGAGAAGGTTCCAGAGAAGGGCGATTGA